One window of the Lynx canadensis isolate LIC74 chromosome D3, mLynCan4.pri.v2, whole genome shotgun sequence genome contains the following:
- the TMEM211 gene encoding transmembrane protein 211, producing the protein MGTAAGSACAEGPGAERGRPDPLERARDPGPRSRDDPQILAGIPRNGYRLAAGLPSREPKAARELWRRWTPTFSFGVLTYCSWPQGNGWNQSCGTFRSLDDIPDFAWKVSAAILLGGWLLSAFSAVLLLSWALAPKGLCLRRGSGPMPGVQAAAATAIIAGLLVFPISLDSPFAKEACGTSSVYYSGQCQLGWGYVTAIFSAVLASFLPMIGWPRMTQVQGRTILFSSDTEKSILMPEMNK; encoded by the exons ATGGGAACCGCGGCTGGCAGCGCCTGCGCGGAGGGGCCTGGGGCGGAGCGCGGCCGGCCAGACCC CTTGGAACGTGCTCGTGATCCCGGCCCGCGTTCCCGGGACGACCCCCAGATCCTGGCCGGGATCCCCCGCAACGGGTACCGGCTCGCGGCGGGCCTGCCCTCCCGAGAGCCTAAGGCAGCCCGGGAACTCTGGAGGCGCTGG ACCCCCACCTTCTCCTTTGGCGTCCTCACCTACTGCTCCTGGCCTCAGGGTAACGGCTGGAACCAGAGCTGTGGAACCTTCAGGTCCCTGGACGACATTCCTGACTTTGCCTGGAAG GTCTCAGCTGCAATTCTCCTTGGAGGATGGCTCTTGTCGGCCTTCAGTGCAGTTCTCCTCCTGTCCTGGGCCCTGGCCCCCAAAGGGCTGTGTCTCAGAAGGGGCAGTGGCCCAATGCCAGGGGTGCAGGCAGCTGCAG CCACTGCCATCATTGCGGGCCTGCTGGTTTTCCCCATCAGCCTGGACTCCCCATTTGCCAAGGAAGCCTGTGGAACCTCCTCCGTGTACTACAGTGGCCAGTGCCAGCTGGGCTGGGGCTATGTGACTGCTATCTTCAGTGCAGTCCTGGCTAGCTTTCTGCCTATGATTGGGTGGCCCCGCATGACTCAGGTCCAGGGGAGGACCATCCTCTTCTCCAGTGACACTGAGAAAAGCATCCTCATgccagaaatgaacaaataa